One window of Salegentibacter sp. Hel_I_6 genomic DNA carries:
- a CDS encoding endonuclease/exonuclease/phosphatase family protein — MEIGVFKKLTWLFIFGILSVSILPNIFFDFWFVDIFANFKLQYLVISVLLLVVAIILLQKKILAIILLSLAICWNSYYIVPYYLKSDPLPKTSENQLRISSINLLSSNSKVDLVLDYIQSEDPEVLILMEFTPEWQNQLLPVIQKYKYKELAPRRDNFGIALLSKHRMKSSIDYFELNNKPSIVADLHVENEKLSLIATHPIPLISQTTFDKRNKQLVKIINKRSQYAHNLIIAGDFNISSFSNHFKILLRNGLKDSRLGFGLLPTWPANYSILQTTLDHFLVSDHIPVIDRSTGPYIGSDHLPINMIIGIN; from the coding sequence ATGGAAATAGGGGTTTTCAAAAAACTGACCTGGTTATTTATATTTGGAATTTTATCGGTTTCAATTTTACCAAATATCTTTTTCGATTTTTGGTTTGTTGACATTTTCGCAAATTTTAAACTTCAATATTTAGTAATCTCTGTTTTATTACTGGTCGTAGCAATAATCTTACTCCAAAAGAAAATACTGGCAATCATACTTCTTTCATTAGCAATTTGCTGGAATAGCTACTACATAGTTCCTTATTATTTAAAATCCGATCCTTTACCCAAAACCTCGGAAAATCAGCTAAGAATTTCAAGCATCAATTTATTGTCAAGTAATTCAAAAGTAGATCTGGTTTTAGACTACATACAATCAGAAGATCCGGAGGTTCTAATTTTAATGGAGTTTACTCCAGAATGGCAAAATCAATTACTCCCAGTAATTCAGAAATATAAATATAAAGAATTAGCACCAAGACGGGATAATTTCGGAATTGCCTTATTGAGTAAACATAGAATGAAAAGTTCTATTGATTATTTCGAGCTAAATAACAAACCATCAATCGTTGCTGATCTACATGTTGAAAATGAGAAGTTATCATTAATAGCAACTCATCCAATTCCACTAATCAGCCAAACAACATTCGATAAAAGAAATAAGCAATTAGTGAAAATAATTAATAAAAGATCTCAGTATGCCCATAATCTTATAATAGCTGGAGATTTTAATATTTCTTCCTTTTCAAATCATTTTAAAATCCTTTTAAGGAATGGTTTAAAAGATAGTAGATTAGGTTTTGGTTTATTGCCCACCTGGCCGGCAAATTATAGTATTTTGCAAACAACTCTAGATCATTTTTTAGTTTCAGATCATATACCTGTTATAGATAGATCTACCGGGCCATATATAGGTTCTGACCATTTACCAATTAATATGATAATTGGAATAAATTAA
- the lspA gene encoding signal peptidase II, which produces MIGINRRLVHIIPIIKIAIGKKAYFSPLLAAIEESKKEKMSTKRITKLIIGLVLIISNISCDQITKKEVRENINPNEKIEVIGDNIILTKVENTGAALGFGSGFHPYIKLFIFQFLPVLVLLCLCYYLYKREDVSKLNFIAITFFVGGGIGNILDRILYNSVTDFMYLKLGLLHTGIFNMADVSVTFAAILFLISSFTSERKIKLKEADA; this is translated from the coding sequence TTGATAGGAATTAATAGGCGCCTGGTACATATTATTCCTATAATTAAAATAGCCATCGGTAAAAAAGCTTATTTTAGTCCACTATTAGCAGCAATTGAGGAGTCTAAAAAGGAAAAAATGAGCACAAAAAGAATAACAAAACTAATAATAGGTCTAGTTTTAATCATTTCTAATATTAGCTGTGATCAAATTACAAAGAAGGAAGTTCGTGAGAATATAAACCCAAACGAAAAAATAGAAGTTATAGGAGATAACATTATTCTTACCAAAGTTGAAAACACCGGCGCAGCACTAGGTTTTGGTTCAGGTTTTCATCCTTACATCAAACTATTTATTTTCCAATTCTTGCCAGTTTTAGTTCTGTTATGCTTGTGTTATTATTTGTATAAAAGAGAAGATGTTTCTAAATTAAACTTTATCGCTATCACGTTTTTTGTTGGAGGCGGCATCGGAAATATTCTTGATCGTATACTTTACAATTCGGTTACTGATTTTATGTATTTGAAACTAGGACTGCTTCATACTGGTATATTTAATATGGCAGACGTGTCAGTTACCTTTGCGGCAATTTTGTTCTTAATTAGTTCCTTCACTAGTGAGAGAAAAATTAAGTTAAAAGAAGCCGATGCATAA
- a CDS encoding M48 family metallopeptidase: MGLFRAIAFTLILVISLSCQRNSESSVATDIAIQKDNKEKQEQIINEHLINGAWNHQVYTQEWQKEIDKGLAKDSTIAYLWQQKAMPLFKQSKYELGMPFIDKAVKYNPRRWQDYRAFIKCIFSKQYKDAILDFQDYQKKYGYGFVMDHSYNFYIALSYLQLNEFEKAEKLFEEDYKRTIEEYGEDWLHYLDLFYYGISKYEQKKYAESLELFDQALAFYPEFSDVQYYKAKILYKLGRPDEADSSYKQAKENADKGFSINEDNVIYERYPYQVRWP, from the coding sequence GTGGGTTTATTCAGAGCAATAGCATTTACTTTAATTCTAGTGATAAGCCTTTCTTGTCAAAGAAATTCAGAAAGTTCAGTAGCAACTGATATTGCTATCCAAAAAGATAATAAGGAGAAACAAGAACAAATCATCAATGAACATTTAATTAATGGTGCCTGGAACCACCAAGTTTATACACAAGAATGGCAAAAAGAAATTGATAAAGGATTAGCTAAGGATTCCACCATAGCATATTTGTGGCAACAGAAAGCGATGCCACTTTTTAAACAGAGTAAATACGAGCTGGGAATGCCATTCATTGATAAAGCCGTTAAGTACAATCCTCGAAGGTGGCAGGACTATCGGGCATTTATCAAATGTATATTTTCAAAACAATATAAAGACGCCATCCTGGATTTCCAGGATTATCAGAAAAAATATGGATATGGCTTTGTAATGGATCACTCTTATAACTTCTACATAGCTTTAAGCTACTTACAACTTAATGAGTTTGAAAAAGCAGAAAAGCTTTTTGAGGAGGACTACAAAAGAACCATCGAAGAATATGGGGAAGACTGGTTACACTACTTAGATCTTTTTTACTATGGGATTAGTAAGTACGAACAAAAGAAATATGCTGAGTCTTTAGAGTTATTTGACCAAGCTTTGGCCTTTTATCCTGAATTTTCAGATGTTCAGTATTATAAAGCCAAGATACTATATAAGCTTGGCAGACCAGATGAAGCGGATAGTTCCTATAAGCAAGCAAAAGAGAATGCAGATAAGGGGTTTTCAATTAATGAAGATAATGTAATTTATGAACGTTACCCTTACCAGGTGAGGTGGCCTTAA
- a CDS encoding alpha/beta hydrolase-fold protein, whose product MKFKFFLGLFLLSLSIYSQNVITIGETETVHSEILKEDRIVEIHLPEGYGESEKTYPVLYLLDSFYNFSHAVGTVEYLQLNKLIPDMIIIGIRNTNRNRDLSPDSPELSREERERMGVSGEAHNFMTFLEKELISHIEKTYKAAPYRVIFGHSRGGLFNVYTFFKNPELFDAYLTVSPSLWYPNELISRDFEEVFEDPSKLSATFYMTLANENKGNMRGNVLKLSGEFNNYINAHKEADLRFKYEPMPEESHGTVGLPSIFSGLRFIFEPTQYEIPRTKEEIMVQGGPEAAIQNTVTYFDELTEKYKFEVTNENALTDLGYAFLRLEEYKEYSVNAFKANVEARPESYEAYSSLGMAYEENGELQKAKANYEKALSLVMETDDPEWEFYKADLENLKRKIKQKADN is encoded by the coding sequence ATGAAATTCAAATTTTTTCTTGGCTTATTTTTATTAAGCTTATCTATTTATTCTCAAAATGTCATTACTATAGGCGAAACCGAAACAGTTCATTCAGAAATACTGAAAGAAGATAGAATTGTTGAAATTCATCTGCCTGAAGGTTATGGAGAATCAGAGAAAACTTATCCGGTTCTCTATTTGCTTGATAGTTTTTATAATTTCTCCCATGCTGTAGGTACTGTTGAGTATCTTCAGTTAAATAAGCTAATTCCAGATATGATTATTATAGGGATAAGGAATACTAACCGTAACCGTGACCTAAGTCCAGATTCACCAGAACTTAGTAGGGAAGAACGAGAAAGAATGGGAGTATCTGGCGAAGCCCATAATTTTATGACTTTTCTCGAAAAAGAATTAATTTCTCATATAGAAAAGACCTATAAAGCAGCCCCGTACAGGGTTATCTTTGGCCACTCTCGAGGGGGACTTTTTAATGTTTATACTTTTTTTAAAAATCCGGAATTATTTGATGCTTATCTCACAGTTAGCCCTAGTTTATGGTATCCAAATGAATTAATTTCCCGGGACTTTGAGGAAGTTTTTGAAGATCCATCTAAGCTTAGTGCAACGTTTTATATGACCCTTGCAAATGAAAACAAAGGAAATATGCGCGGAAACGTTCTGAAATTAAGCGGAGAATTCAATAATTATATTAATGCTCATAAAGAGGCCGATCTTCGTTTTAAATATGAACCTATGCCTGAAGAATCTCATGGTACTGTAGGTTTACCATCAATTTTTTCTGGTCTACGTTTTATTTTTGAACCTACGCAATATGAAATACCCCGAACAAAAGAGGAAATTATGGTGCAAGGAGGACCGGAAGCTGCTATCCAAAATACAGTCACCTATTTTGATGAATTAACTGAGAAATATAAGTTTGAAGTTACCAATGAAAATGCTTTGACAGATTTAGGGTATGCTTTTTTGAGATTAGAAGAATACAAGGAGTATTCGGTAAATGCTTTTAAAGCCAATGTAGAAGCCAGGCCGGAATCTTACGAGGCTTATTCTAGTTTAGGAATGGCTTATGAGGAAAATGGTGAATTGCAAAAAGCAAAAGCTAATTACGAAAAAGCCTTAAGCCTGGTTATGGAAACAGACGACCCGGAATGGGAATTTTATAAGGCAGATTTGGAGAATTTAAAAAGGAAAATAAAGCAAAAGGCCGATAATTAG
- a CDS encoding CPBP family intramembrane glutamic endopeptidase encodes MWVSAIGLEVSFNWNHGLGLFLATIICYLVFKGKYKVSFLGNKPLKSMLVAGSYLLYYSLFGLSNKLGINEHLWAFIFCASMLTYNIFEETAWRGFLHDKLGDSPAWLKGIVTGILWGFWHVLIFKNFNQFGGLHYFVLLTIIVSIIMAYAVKRTNAILVAASIHGLLILRNNYVTVICMVFWTILIITWERDKLLNRKKTS; translated from the coding sequence TTGTGGGTCTCAGCAATAGGCTTAGAAGTAAGCTTCAACTGGAATCACGGCTTAGGACTTTTTTTGGCTACAATTATTTGTTACCTGGTTTTTAAAGGAAAATATAAGGTCTCATTTTTAGGGAATAAGCCGTTAAAAAGTATGCTGGTGGCAGGCTCTTATTTGCTTTATTACAGCCTTTTTGGTTTATCCAACAAATTAGGCATCAATGAACATTTATGGGCGTTTATATTCTGCGCTTCTATGTTAACTTATAATATTTTTGAAGAAACCGCCTGGCGAGGTTTTTTGCACGATAAACTGGGAGACAGCCCTGCATGGTTAAAAGGTATTGTTACCGGAATTCTATGGGGTTTTTGGCATGTGTTGATATTTAAAAACTTTAACCAGTTTGGAGGTTTGCATTACTTTGTTTTACTAACAATAATAGTCTCAATTATTATGGCTTATGCGGTAAAGAGGACAAACGCTATTCTGGTTGCGGCTTCTATTCACGGCCTTTTGATTTTGAGGAATAACTATGTTACCGTAATTTGTATGGTGTTTTGGACCATATTAATTATAACCTGGGAAAGAGATAAGTTATTAAATCGTAAAAAAACGTCTTAA
- a CDS encoding universal stress protein, with protein sequence MKNILVAIDRKKEANQLIAQAVEIAKLAKAKIWIIHVTEPDPDDFLAREAGPQYVYDQRSKERKEEAMILHQWVEDLKNNKEVEAEGLLIEGPVVKSLRDITEKHHIDLVVAGHRKKNFIYSLFTANKKKDLVDELKIPLLAVPLVK encoded by the coding sequence ATGAAAAACATATTAGTAGCCATAGACCGAAAAAAAGAGGCAAATCAATTAATAGCCCAGGCGGTAGAAATTGCGAAGCTTGCCAAAGCAAAAATCTGGATTATACATGTGACAGAGCCAGATCCTGATGATTTTCTTGCCCGAGAGGCCGGCCCACAGTATGTTTATGACCAAAGATCGAAAGAGCGTAAAGAGGAGGCCATGATTCTCCACCAATGGGTTGAAGATCTCAAGAATAACAAGGAAGTTGAAGCTGAAGGGCTTTTAATTGAGGGGCCAGTAGTAAAATCTCTACGAGATATTACCGAAAAGCATCATATAGATCTTGTGGTGGCAGGGCATCGCAAAAAGAACTTTATATACAGTCTTTTTACAGCGAACAAAAAGAAAGATCTTGTAGATGAACTAAAGATACCTTTACTGGCCGTTCCACTGGTTAAGTAA
- a CDS encoding erythromycin esterase family protein, producing MKNFLTVLFMLFLFMGNAQEIETIEIQPSNSKDHSDLNFLKDELYGKDVVMLGEYTHIYGNIFEMKARIIEYLHAELGFNTIAIESPMYDVWKMNQKGFDPDEFNNAIWGVWGKNDEFQRLVNYIEKNDLKVIGFDSQVKKTSAFIEDFFDFCEENNIAFKIDENDLGIIIEGVLDDYSYEAYDIEFDRFEKELQSIIKQIEKLKESEENYIWKQLSKNLLAAAREANMDTEPVPGSEMITGEQNIRDKEMANNLLSYISRNKNEKIAVWADNIHVMNNNSSIKKPIARDFVSMGNHIKEELGEKVYSLATIHGNESFYEKGKWEPTPILAGSFEAQLSEKNIPYQFISSNQEAMNKAFETRLLSFEDFYEIRMDQVHDGYIFFENATLPQKEQDLIARNESELKKDEKAIPKIIQKDLITLTGQLLDIETNEPIAFANIILKEEEIYRVADKNGFFDLTVNKRMFNNATATISSLGYETVNVNLKELKDKTYLQASFESLAEVVITANLTPISVLKNAVKKKYENHSEEPFNYYRYSNSIFNQNDVTTLNLDVITKNYDNGFSSEYVTTNRVEQIRWNKNLLGNKIKYTGSLFGGREDAIRYSNILHKRKYKKFDLEFVSSGLPENNGLYIIAFKTDRNRWNYTNRGYPTEYSGKVYIDKNSFAIVKVEENWKAQLNIDDIKKYYKGNREYKNEINLIIKEENICYYNKVKNGKYYPSRYFNRRYQESEMKNQKMVNSVSEADSYLYDYEFDEVEYIEYEYYGKEKQTVLDRVEFDPEFWTSFEMENSNS from the coding sequence ATGAAAAACTTTCTTACTGTTCTATTTATGCTATTTTTATTTATGGGAAATGCCCAGGAAATAGAAACCATAGAAATACAACCTTCTAATTCAAAAGATCATAGTGATCTTAACTTTCTAAAGGATGAACTATATGGAAAAGATGTGGTTATGCTGGGAGAGTATACCCATATCTATGGAAATATTTTTGAGATGAAAGCTCGTATCATAGAGTATTTGCACGCAGAATTAGGTTTTAATACGATTGCAATTGAATCTCCTATGTATGATGTTTGGAAAATGAATCAGAAAGGTTTCGACCCGGATGAGTTTAATAATGCCATTTGGGGGGTATGGGGAAAAAATGATGAATTCCAGCGTCTCGTAAATTACATTGAGAAAAATGATCTAAAAGTAATAGGTTTTGATTCCCAGGTAAAAAAGACCTCGGCATTCATTGAAGATTTTTTTGATTTCTGTGAGGAGAATAATATTGCTTTCAAAATTGATGAAAATGACCTGGGGATCATTATAGAGGGAGTTTTAGACGATTATTCTTATGAAGCATACGATATTGAGTTTGACCGGTTTGAAAAGGAACTACAGTCTATCATTAAGCAAATAGAGAAATTAAAGGAATCAGAAGAAAATTATATTTGGAAGCAATTATCCAAAAACCTTCTTGCAGCTGCTCGTGAAGCAAATATGGATACAGAGCCTGTTCCAGGTTCTGAAATGATTACCGGGGAACAAAATATAAGGGATAAAGAAATGGCCAATAATTTATTATCCTATATATCCAGGAATAAAAATGAAAAGATCGCGGTTTGGGCAGATAATATTCACGTGATGAATAACAATTCCAGCATCAAAAAACCAATTGCCCGGGATTTTGTTTCCATGGGAAATCATATAAAAGAAGAACTCGGGGAAAAGGTATATAGTTTAGCCACAATTCACGGTAATGAGTCTTTTTACGAGAAAGGAAAATGGGAGCCAACCCCCATCTTAGCCGGAAGTTTTGAAGCACAACTTAGTGAGAAAAATATTCCATATCAATTTATTAGCTCGAACCAGGAGGCTATGAATAAGGCATTTGAAACAAGACTTTTAAGTTTTGAAGACTTTTATGAAATTAGAATGGACCAGGTTCATGATGGGTATATTTTTTTTGAAAATGCAACGTTACCCCAAAAAGAACAGGATCTAATAGCAAGAAATGAGTCAGAGCTTAAAAAGGATGAAAAAGCTATCCCAAAAATTATTCAAAAAGATCTAATCACTTTAACAGGACAACTTTTAGATATAGAAACCAATGAACCGATAGCCTTTGCCAATATTATTCTGAAAGAAGAGGAAATCTATAGAGTAGCCGATAAAAATGGTTTTTTCGACCTTACTGTAAATAAGAGAATGTTTAATAACGCAACGGCAACAATTAGTTCGTTGGGTTATGAGACAGTAAATGTGAATTTAAAAGAACTAAAAGATAAAACTTATTTACAAGCAAGCTTTGAAAGTTTAGCAGAAGTAGTGATTACAGCTAATTTAACCCCAATTTCAGTTCTAAAAAATGCAGTTAAAAAGAAGTATGAGAATCACTCTGAAGAGCCATTTAATTACTATCGCTATAGCAACTCTATTTTTAATCAGAATGATGTAACCACGCTAAATCTGGACGTTATTACAAAAAACTATGATAATGGATTTTCATCTGAATATGTAACCACAAATAGGGTGGAGCAAATTAGGTGGAATAAGAATCTATTGGGAAATAAAATAAAATATACAGGAAGTCTTTTTGGAGGCAGGGAAGATGCCATTAGGTATTCCAATATTTTACACAAGAGGAAGTACAAAAAATTTGATCTCGAGTTTGTAAGTTCGGGACTTCCTGAAAATAATGGGCTTTATATTATAGCTTTTAAAACGGATAGAAATCGTTGGAATTATACCAATCGTGGGTATCCAACTGAGTATTCTGGTAAAGTTTACATAGATAAAAATAGTTTTGCAATCGTAAAAGTGGAAGAAAACTGGAAAGCCCAATTAAATATAGATGATATCAAAAAGTATTATAAGGGTAATAGGGAATATAAGAATGAAATAAACCTAATCATAAAGGAAGAAAATATATGCTATTATAATAAAGTGAAGAATGGCAAATATTACCCTTCACGGTATTTTAATAGAAGATACCAGGAATCAGAAATGAAAAATCAAAAAATGGTCAATAGTGTTTCTGAAGCAGATTCCTATTTATATGATTATGAATTTGATGAGGTTGAGTATATAGAATATGAATATTATGGAAAAGAAAAGCAAACCGTTTTAGATCGTGTGGAGTTTGATCCGGAATTCTGGACTAGTTTTGAAATGGAAAATTCAAACTCTTAG